Proteins from a single region of Gorilla gorilla gorilla isolate KB3781 chromosome 16, NHGRI_mGorGor1-v2.1_pri, whole genome shotgun sequence:
- the LOC115930826 gene encoding uncharacterized protein: MQKSSIKYLLTEFHNTLKLGCSVPGSLNPSRFPLCVCLLCRVPCWRRRCSVGAWTSQEKGKDSKAEENGSNSFMHSMDPQLERQMETTENLVDSYMAIVNKTVWDLMTKDFIFSELLSNLYSREDQKTLMEELAEQAQWRDEMLRTYHVLKEALGIIGDVNTTTISTHMGARGQLLPAGAERPCRMQAWWLLCWAPQGERWPWTSGLEDRVTREEGSPKGLSISLNSGCTGCRGRGQHVWGGEGCHSPQALPVKLRLLPLSSSPFPSSPSFPGTLPHPHVHPLLLGPPTAAVAHLCSALASPALCSLFFFLLLLLYFKF; this comes from the exons atgcaaaaatcctcaataaaatatttgctaactgaATTCCACAACACATTAAAGTTGGGGTGCAGTGTCCCAGGTTCACTCAACCCTTCCCGTtttcctctctgtgtgtgtctactTTGCCGTGTTCCCTGCTGGCGGCGGCGGTGCAGTGTTGGTGCATGGACCTCCCAGGAGAAGGGGAAA GACAGCAAGGCTGAGGAGAATGGGTCCAACAGCTTCATGCACTCCATGGACCCACAGCTGGAGCGGCAAATGGAAACCACCGAGAACCTTGTGGACTCCTACATGGCCATTGTCAACAAGACCGTGTGGGACCTCATG ACCAAGGATTTCATCTTCTCAGAGCTGCTGTCCAACCTGTACTCACGTGAGGACCAGAAAACGCTGATGGAAGAGTTGGCAGAGCAGGCACAGTGGCGCGACGAGATGCTGCGCACGTACCACGTGCTGAAGGAGGCACTCGGCATCATCGGCGACGTCAACACGACCACCATCAGCACGCACATGGGGGCCCGTGGACAACTCCTGCCTGCAGGTGCAGAGCGTCCTTGCCGGATGCAG GCCTGGTGGCTGTTGTGTTGGGCTCCCCAAGGCGAGAGGTGGCCCTGGACAAGTGGGTTGGAAGACAGGGTGACCAGAGAAGAGGGAAGCCCAAAGGGGCTGAGCATCAGTCTGAACAGTGGGTGCACTGGGTGCCGTGGAAGAGGCCAGCACGTGTGGGGTGGGGAAGGCTGCCACAGCCCCCAGGCACTACCTGTGAAACTCCGGCTCCTCCCTCTgtcttcctcccctttcccttccagcCCCTCTTTTCCAGGAACCTTGCCACACCCGCACGTGCACCCTTTACTCCTTGGCCCTCCCACAGCTGCTGTGGCACACCTGTGCTCTGCACTTGCCTCACCAGCTCTCTGctcgcttttcttttttttattattattattatactttaagttttag